In Mixophyes fleayi isolate aMixFle1 chromosome 11, aMixFle1.hap1, whole genome shotgun sequence, one DNA window encodes the following:
- the LOC142107796 gene encoding nicotinamide N-methyltransferase-like encodes MDPSCLKYYHVHEFDAKDILGTYCSPTTERTLLEEMVVFPMKELQKLQASGTFRGGLLIDFSIGPIIFHLLPICDVFKAITVLETNDFCIKELESWINKEEEAFDWSHLSEVFPEMEGNSEKWMEKEETLRRKMKQIMKCDLSQENPTQPFVLEKADCLLSVYLLQKISKDKDTYRRNLKKLSSMIKVGGHLILLGGFNSQYFSVGDHKLHSLTFEEDFVREAVVDTGFTIEDLQILNSNVCSDIIIYGNIWFLRALKVREVL; translated from the exons ATGGACCCCAGCTGTCTTAAGTACTATCATGTACATGAGTTTGACGCAAAAGATATTCTCGGTACATATTGTTCACCAACTACTGAAAGGACACTGCTTGAGGAGATGGTAGTATTTCCTATGAAAGAGCTTCAGAAACTGCAAGCTTCAG GTACTTTTAGAGGTGGACTATTGATTGACTTTTCTATCGGACCCATCATTTTCCACCTGTTGCCAATCTGTGACGTTTTCAAGGCTATCACTGTTCTAGAAACAAATGATTTCTGCATTAAAGAGCTGGAGAGCTGGATAAATAAAGAAGAGGAAGCTTTTGACTGGTCTCATCTCTCTGAGGTTTTTCCGGAAATGGAAGGCAACAG TGAAAAGTGGATGGAAAAAGAAGAAACTCTAAGAAGaaaaatgaaacaaattatgAAATGTGATCTTAGCCAAGAGAACCCCACTCAGCCCTTTGTACTGGAGAAAGCCGACTGTCTGCTGAGTGTGTATTTACTGCAAAAAATTAGCAAAGATAAAGATACTTATCGCAGAAACCTTAAAAAATTGTCTTCCATGATCAAAGTAGGCGGCCATCTAATCTTGTTAGGAGGATTTAATTCACAGTATTTCTCAGTTGGAGATCACAAGTTACATAGCTTAACATTCGAAGAAGACTTTGTAAGAGAGGCTGTAGTAGACACAGGATTTACCATAGAGGATCTCCAGATATTAAACAGCAATGTATGCAGTGATATCATAATCTATGGAAATATTTGGTTTCTTAGGGCTCTCAAAGTAAGGGAGGttttataa